The Candidatus Cloacimonadota bacterium region TAGCGATCCCACGCAGGATATGATAGTTAAGCGCGCTTTCCCTGAAATTCTCTCCGTCGATCATTTCTTGGTTCTGCTCGCGGTACGCTGCGGGATTCTTTTCATCCAGTATGGCCCTGTGTTCGATATAGGCGTCTTTCATCTCTTCAGAAAATTCCGTACCGCTCTGCTTTTGCAGCGCGGCCAGCAGATACATGCTCACCATGTCCTGCACTACCTTGTCTATCACGTATTTCTGCAGCATTTGGCGGTATCTCTCGTCGAAACTTTCCAGTTCCTGGACCACCAGGTATTGTAATGTCTTTTTGGGCAGGGGAAACTGGTTGTCGTTATAAAGCTTGGCGAGGATGGCGGAGTTTTCGCCATCATAATTGACATGCTCGATCCTGGTTTTCATGTCTTCACCGATCTTGGCACGCATTTCCGTAAGGTCGGCAAAGTCCATGTCCTTTGCAAATTCGTCATCGATGGCTGGCACCACGTTGCGGGTGATGTCGCTCGTTTCAAAGCTGCACGCGTATTTGGCTTCTTCGTCCACATCCAGCCCATGGTCATTGGGCAGCATCAATTTCAGGTTTTTGCCGTCCAATTCCGCTTCCAGCCTGTCACCTGTACTGGCGCCCACGATTTTGCCGGGGAACCCCTCCGTCTCCTTGTCATCGGCGTAAAAGGTTGTTTCCACGGTATGTGCGGTGCCGTTCAGCTCAAAGCTCAGATGCCCCAACACCAAGTCTCCTGTTTCGGCCACATCAATGTGCTGGAAGGTGGCGTGTTCGGTGCTCAGTTTCTGGATGAACTTCTCCACCTCTTCTTCCAGAACCAGCGGCTTGAAGGGCACTTGCAGATTGTCTATCTGCCTGAATTCCACCGGCGGTTCGTGCTCGATCTCAAGGGTTATCTTCATTTCGGAACCCTGCTGCCACTCCAGTTCTTTCACTTCCGGATAGAGCAGGAAGCGGATGTCATGTTCCTTCGCTGCTTCGGAGAAAGCTTCGTCCACATAGTCTTTCTCGAAATAGTCCTTGATTCTGTCGCCGTGCAGCCTTGTGACCATGCTCAGCGGGGCTTTGCCTTTGCGGAATCCCGGCACTTCCAGAGATTTGGCTGCTTTCTGCAGGTATTTCTGGTAGGCCGCGTCCACTTTTTCGGCTTCCACGGTGAGCACTATCTCTTTGGTGGTTGGGTCGATCTGTTTGAATTCTGTTTGCACTTTGTCTCCTGAATATATGGTGCGAAAGAGGGGACTTGAACCCCTACGGGATTATCCCACTGGATCCTAAGTCCAGCGCGTCTGCCTATTCCGCCACTTTCGCGAATGAATAATAGAATTAATGAATTGCATGTATAATGGGTCAAGTTTTTCCGGCCCGACCCGCTGTCAGGCAAGTAGTGCCGAATTGTCTATCAGCCGCGTGTTGCCTATCTTCACAGCCAGCAACATGCGTGAATTTTCGTCCACAATGTCCACGTCGGCAAGGGTTTCGGAGTTCACGATTTTGACGTAGTCTATCTGGCCACCGGCTTCCAGAATTGTTTTTTCAGCATGATCCAATAATTCAAGGCTGTTCCGGCAGCCCTGTGCCACAGTTTCTCTCGCCTGTTTCCAGGCTTGGCTAAGGCATCTGGCCTGGACGCGTTCTTCGGGGCTTAAATACGCGTTGCGCGAACTCATCGCCAGTCCGTCTTCCTCTCTAACGATGGGACAGCGCGCGATTCGGGTTTCGCTGTTCAGGTCCTGCAGCATGCGCTCCAGCACCACTATCTGTTGAAAATCCTTCAAACCCATGAACATCAGGTCAGG contains the following coding sequences:
- a CDS encoding pantoate--beta-alanine ligase codes for the protein MRVCKMVAEVRQALAEARQGRKVGFVPTMGALHRGHLSLVERCAMETDLTVVSIYVNPAQFGPKEDLGKYPRDLEGDLELLSQHRTDLVFFPNNEQMYPQGYRTWVEVEGLSNILCGASRSGHFRGVATVVLKLTQIVKPDLMFMGLKDFQQIVVLERMLQDLNSETRIARCPIVREEDGLAMSSRNAYLSPEERVQARCLSQAWKQARETVAQGCRNSLELLDHAEKTILEAGGQIDYVKIVNSETLADVDIVDENSRMLLAVKIGNTRLIDNSALLA